A part of Candidatus Jidaibacter acanthamoeba genomic DNA contains:
- a CDS encoding type II secretion system protein GspD, whose product MIKLQRNNTNKVFKYLLLTSLFLTPSCSNKEFNHTFKTNLKDPLDREVNLSREEFKEVLRPYKDSSKLVPSVLKEDEEDLNYSPVILAPEDPSISSAKLVTMSITEDVPIKDVLMELARLSDLELALDPNIEGGIILKVKDRPVKDVIEIVADQAALRYSIENGILRIQKDGAYLVSYKVDYINLTRSSKGSFTSKTNLLSDSSSSSGSGSSSGSSGSSGSSGDSAINSGSSHEISTDYDGDNWKSIEDNVNKIILLRDQELYKGVDGKIAEVTGNTNSQPVSYYTINKQAGIINVMADSKKHKSIKKYLDSVKASLSAQVLIEAKIVEVSLDEQYAAGIDWASLQGKDFRGTFSYAPDIGTNFFSGLVGSSQIEHRNKIGGVDHTLKLLEGFGTVRTLSNPRINAINNQQAVLSFAINKPYFTVSGTLEQTQTTNGTTSSTPPTITSTLHSVPIGIILTLQPSIDLETQEVTMNIRPTLTTDTGDNIKDPAVQILALSAGGTGSTLADILTSSSIPTIQVKELDTILKARSGEVMVIGGLIKHNDQNTDAGLPLLNKIPILGNLTKQVTKKVSVQETVILLQATIVNNGNSSYHPQDKKVYETFTQDTRPLTF is encoded by the coding sequence ATGATTAAGCTCCAGAGGAACAATACAAATAAGGTATTTAAATACTTACTACTTACATCACTTTTTTTGACGCCTTCCTGCTCAAATAAAGAGTTTAATCATACATTTAAAACTAACCTTAAAGACCCTCTCGATAGGGAAGTTAATCTATCCAGAGAAGAATTTAAAGAGGTTTTAAGGCCTTACAAAGATTCATCTAAACTAGTCCCGAGCGTACTTAAAGAAGATGAGGAAGACCTTAATTACTCGCCTGTAATACTTGCGCCTGAAGATCCTTCAATCAGCAGTGCTAAGCTGGTTACTATGTCAATTACCGAAGATGTCCCGATTAAAGATGTATTAATGGAACTTGCAAGGCTTTCAGACCTGGAACTTGCACTGGATCCGAATATTGAAGGAGGTATTATTTTAAAGGTGAAAGATAGACCGGTTAAAGATGTGATCGAAATAGTAGCTGACCAAGCGGCACTCAGATATTCAATAGAAAACGGAATATTAAGGATACAAAAAGACGGAGCATATTTGGTTAGCTATAAAGTTGATTATATAAATCTAACCAGGTCAAGCAAAGGTTCTTTTACCTCAAAAACAAATTTACTTTCCGACAGCAGCAGCTCGAGCGGTTCAGGCAGCTCGAGTGGTTCAAGTGGTTCAAGCGGGTCGAGCGGCGATTCAGCTATTAACTCCGGCTCTTCACACGAAATTTCTACTGATTATGACGGAGATAATTGGAAGTCGATTGAAGATAACGTTAATAAAATTATTTTATTAAGAGACCAGGAGCTATATAAAGGTGTGGACGGTAAAATAGCTGAAGTTACCGGTAATACAAACAGCCAACCTGTTAGCTACTATACGATTAATAAACAGGCAGGAATTATAAATGTGATGGCTGACAGCAAAAAACACAAATCAATTAAAAAGTATTTGGATTCCGTGAAAGCCAGCCTTTCCGCACAAGTGCTGATTGAAGCAAAAATAGTGGAAGTGAGTCTTGATGAGCAATATGCTGCCGGGATCGATTGGGCTAGTTTACAAGGAAAAGATTTTAGAGGGACTTTCAGCTATGCTCCTGATATTGGTACTAATTTCTTTAGCGGATTAGTGGGTAGCTCACAAATCGAACATAGAAATAAGATAGGAGGTGTAGATCACACTTTAAAATTATTGGAAGGGTTCGGCACGGTAAGAACGTTATCCAACCCGAGAATTAATGCGATTAATAACCAACAAGCCGTACTAAGTTTTGCGATTAATAAGCCTTATTTTACTGTGAGCGGAACATTAGAACAAACCCAAACTACTAATGGTACAACAAGTTCCACTCCGCCGACAATCACCAGCACCTTACACTCGGTTCCGATCGGTATAATATTAACATTGCAGCCGTCAATTGATTTGGAAACTCAAGAAGTCACTATGAATATCAGGCCGACTCTTACTACCGATACCGGTGATAATATTAAAGATCCCGCAGTACAGATACTTGCGCTAAGTGCCGGCGGCACAGGAAGTACACTAGCAGATATACTAACGAGTAGCTCTATACCTACTATCCAGGTAAAAGAGCTTGATACTATTTTAAAAGCAAGAAGCGGAGAAGTCATGGTTATCGGTGGGCTGATTAAGCATAATGATCAAAATACCGATGCCGGTCTGCCGCTTTTAAATAAAATCCCTATTTTAGGTAATTTAACTAAGCAAGTTACTAAAAAAGTATCTGTACAGGAAACTGTTATTTTATTACAGGCAACTATTGTCAATAACGGTAATAGTAGTTATCATCCACAAGATAAGAAAGTTTATGAAACTTTTACACAAGATACCAGGCCTTTAACATTTTAA
- a CDS encoding RDD family protein, with amino-acid sequence MEINYKYAGLGRRFTALIIDYTIVGIISLPVTLWFIEYILKPQLFIGIIAGFYLLVYYPLIFLITYLIYSINPITSRWQGTLGKRITGIYVINQDGTKLTKTKMLGRSIFPYITPFMLFIILFTSFDEVILYIHIIIVIHAIVCIGFIMPAFTPKKVALHDIIFKTYVVGGKL; translated from the coding sequence ATGGAAATTAATTATAAATATGCAGGTTTGGGCAGAAGATTTACTGCCTTAATTATAGATTATACTATTGTAGGTATTATTAGCTTGCCAGTAACTTTATGGTTCATTGAATATATCCTAAAACCTCAATTATTTATTGGTATTATAGCAGGATTTTATTTATTAGTGTATTATCCTTTAATTTTCCTAATAACTTATCTCATATATAGCATCAACCCTATTACATCAAGATGGCAGGGAACTTTAGGAAAAAGGATAACAGGTATATACGTTATTAACCAGGATGGCACAAAACTTACCAAAACTAAAATGCTGGGTAGGAGTATTTTTCCTTATATTACCCCATTTATGTTATTTATCATATTATTTACATCCTTTGATGAGGTAATTCTCTATATACACATAATAATCGTGATACATGCAATTGTTTGCATAGGTTTTATTATGCCAGCATTTACTCCTAAGAAAGTTGCTTTGCATGATATAATTTTTAAAACATACGTGGTAGGTGGGAAACTTTAG
- a CDS encoding phosphoglycerate kinase has protein sequence MKNIRDNLDLSGKKVFLRADLNVPIVGNKVIDDTRIIRLIPTINFLRSKGAIIILASHFARPEGKFIPEMSLKNIVPALEKHISCKIKSIDDCIGNKVENEINRSAAEDILLLENLRFYNEEENNDIKFAEKLASLADLYVNDAFSCSHRAHASITGITRFLPSYAGLLMEEEISNLNLVLNSKAAPSVAIVGGKKVSTKFKILSFLADKVDYLIIAGAMANTFIKAQGGEVGKSYFEEDFINEARDFFNKTYKAKIFIPDDYVVKDAVSSEIEVLDTDQLKPSSQIFDIGTTSVIDICNILSSSKVVLWNGPLGLFEDEKFSTSTFFIARFIAKLTKANKLKSIVGGGDVVAAVEKSGTASSMSYISTAGGAFLEYLESGSLPGIDALKVPYQ, from the coding sequence ATGAAAAATATTCGTGATAATCTTGATCTCTCAGGTAAAAAAGTTTTTTTAAGGGCTGATTTAAATGTTCCCATCGTTGGCAACAAAGTTATAGATGATACCAGAATCATCCGACTTATTCCGACGATTAATTTTTTACGTTCTAAGGGTGCAATTATTATACTTGCCTCGCACTTTGCAAGGCCTGAAGGAAAGTTTATTCCTGAAATGTCTTTAAAAAATATTGTACCTGCTTTGGAAAAGCATATAAGTTGTAAAATAAAATCTATTGATGACTGCATAGGCAATAAAGTAGAAAATGAGATTAACCGTTCGGCGGCAGAAGATATATTACTTCTGGAAAACCTAAGGTTTTACAATGAGGAAGAAAATAATGATATTAAGTTCGCCGAAAAACTGGCTTCTCTTGCCGACCTATACGTAAATGACGCTTTTTCCTGCTCACACCGTGCTCATGCGTCAATAACGGGTATTACCCGTTTTCTTCCTTCATATGCCGGATTGTTGATGGAAGAGGAGATTAGTAACTTAAACCTTGTATTAAATTCTAAAGCCGCACCGAGTGTTGCTATAGTAGGCGGCAAAAAAGTATCTACTAAGTTTAAAATCCTTAGCTTCCTAGCTGATAAAGTAGATTACCTAATTATTGCCGGCGCAATGGCTAATACATTTATTAAGGCGCAAGGCGGTGAGGTTGGAAAATCATACTTCGAAGAGGATTTCATAAATGAAGCACGAGATTTTTTCAATAAAACTTATAAAGCAAAAATTTTTATACCTGATGATTATGTGGTTAAAGATGCAGTATCGTCTGAAATAGAGGTATTAGATACTGATCAACTAAAACCCTCATCGCAGATATTTGACATCGGTACAACCTCAGTCATAGATATATGTAATATTCTCTCCTCTTCTAAAGTTGTACTATGGAACGGTCCGCTCGGGTTATTTGAGGATGAGAAGTTTTCAACTTCAACCTTCTTTATTGCAAGGTTTATAGCAAAGCTTACTAAAGCTAATAAACTTAAAAGTATTGTCGGCGGAGGTGACGTGGTTGCAGCAGTTGAGAAGTCCGGCACTGCAAGCTCGATGAGTTATATTTCTACTGCAGGGGGAGCATTTTTAGAATATTTGGAAAGCGGAAGTTTACCGGGAATCGATGCACTCAAGGTACCTTATCAGTAA
- the gap gene encoding type I glyceraldehyde-3-phosphate dehydrogenase, with the protein MTQTRIAINGFGRIGRCILRALVADERKDIEIVAINAGMGDIDLHLHLLKYDSTHGPLRNVEKISDTVIKIGHREIPILLETDPAKIVWDKYNVDIVMECSGVFTKREAAAKHIASGAKKVIVSAPCDDADKTIVYGVNEHILTSHDKVISIGSCTTNCLAPVAKVLNDFIGIESGFMTTIHSYTNDQNVLDSIHKDKRRARACALSMIPTSTGAAKALGLVLPELNGKLDGTAIRVPTPNVSMVDLKFVSRNNTSANEINETIKEACKGHIGLVLDYTAEELVSVDFNHNTKSSIFDLTQTKVVNNNFCRVASWYDNEWGFSNRMLDVAALFGSLK; encoded by the coding sequence ATGACACAAACAAGGATTGCAATCAATGGTTTCGGAAGGATAGGAAGGTGCATATTAAGAGCACTGGTTGCCGATGAAAGAAAAGATATCGAGATAGTTGCAATCAATGCCGGGATGGGCGATATTGATTTGCATTTGCATTTACTTAAATACGATTCAACCCACGGCCCACTTAGAAATGTTGAAAAAATTAGTGATACTGTTATTAAAATCGGGCACAGAGAAATTCCTATTTTATTAGAAACGGATCCGGCAAAAATTGTTTGGGATAAATATAATGTTGATATCGTTATGGAGTGCTCAGGAGTATTCACTAAGCGGGAAGCTGCAGCCAAGCATATTGCTTCGGGAGCTAAAAAAGTTATAGTATCCGCTCCTTGCGATGATGCTGATAAAACAATAGTATATGGGGTTAATGAACATATTTTAACAAGCCATGATAAGGTGATCTCTATCGGCTCATGCACAACAAACTGCTTAGCTCCCGTGGCTAAGGTACTTAATGACTTTATCGGTATAGAAAGCGGGTTCATGACCACTATTCATTCTTATACCAACGATCAAAATGTTTTAGACAGTATCCATAAAGATAAACGAAGAGCAAGAGCTTGTGCACTTTCCATGATTCCGACTTCAACCGGTGCTGCTAAGGCTTTAGGTTTAGTTCTACCTGAACTAAACGGTAAACTTGATGGAACTGCAATTAGGGTACCGACTCCTAATGTCTCAATGGTTGATCTTAAGTTTGTTTCACGCAATAATACATCCGCGAATGAAATAAATGAGACTATTAAGGAAGCTTGTAAAGGGCATATCGGATTAGTTCTAGATTACACCGCCGAAGAACTAGTTTCAGTGGATTTTAACCATAATACCAAAAGTTCAATATTTGACTTAACACAAACTAAAGTGGTTAACAACAATTTTTGTCGGGTTGCTTCCTGGTATGATAATGAATGGGGCTTCTCAAACCGTATGCTGGATGTTGCAGCTTTATTTGGATCCCTTAAATGA
- a CDS encoding helix-turn-helix domain-containing protein, producing MFENNELAKFCEELRLKRIEMNISYQEIANKLKIKISYIKAIEQGEINKFPSHAYFIGYFKSYSQLLKINNLLELKEYLQPVNENLKLKPQEVISTEYLAPSYSTLFISIILSIFIFFISYFIF from the coding sequence ATGTTTGAGAACAATGAATTAGCAAAATTTTGTGAAGAGCTACGCCTCAAGCGCATAGAAATGAACATTTCCTATCAAGAAATAGCCAACAAGTTAAAAATTAAGATTTCTTACATTAAGGCGATCGAACAAGGAGAGATAAATAAATTTCCTTCCCATGCATATTTCATAGGATATTTTAAGTCTTATTCACAATTATTAAAAATAAATAATCTTTTAGAGTTAAAAGAGTATCTTCAGCCGGTAAATGAAAACCTAAAATTGAAACCTCAGGAAGTAATTTCCACTGAATATTTGGCTCCTTCTTACTCAACGTTATTTATTAGTATAATTTTAAGTATATTTATTTTTTTCATTTCATATTTTATTTTTTAA
- a CDS encoding type II toxin-antitoxin system RatA family toxin: MSIHSQEYLSDHSVKQIYSLITDIESYPEFLPWCGEAKVIDKFDNTIIADLSISFKYLTERYRSEVKLAPPKKSRAKIEVSTISGPFKYLNTTWELSSKGKGTLIKFNIDFCFKSTVLQKIIGIFFNKACEKMLAAFVSRANELYGK; this comes from the coding sequence ATGTCTATTCATAGCCAAGAATACTTATCGGATCATTCCGTTAAACAAATTTATTCTTTAATTACCGATATTGAAAGTTACCCTGAGTTCTTACCTTGGTGCGGTGAGGCCAAAGTTATTGATAAGTTTGATAACACAATTATAGCAGATCTATCAATTAGCTTCAAATACTTGACCGAACGCTATAGAAGTGAGGTAAAACTTGCTCCTCCTAAAAAGAGTAGAGCAAAGATTGAAGTAAGCACAATATCAGGCCCGTTTAAATATCTTAACACTACTTGGGAATTAAGCAGTAAGGGTAAAGGAACTTTAATTAAATTTAATATAGATTTTTGCTTTAAATCCACTGTACTTCAAAAAATTATTGGTATATTTTTTAATAAGGCATGTGAAAAAATGTTAGCTGCTTTTGTATCAAGAGCTAATGAACTTTATGGGAAATAA
- a CDS encoding glycosyltransferase family 2 protein: MQNTSHDYQYDNIDSDQPMLKDAAIAVFDYNFVGGNILEELINKEESAEIFLSLKQKIFFSVTLATLIVFCIFNLSMVTYYFLLAINLLYFLILILRVYIILIGKKNIPISLNTLNLNEQELPRYTILVPLFKESEVISQLVHNLENLDYPKDKLQILLILEETDIQTQTALKQIKLKNYFTPLIVPYSYPQTKPKACNYALKHITGEYLVIFDAEDKPETLQLKKAVANFKNNSSNLVCCQGVLSYYNLKENWLTQMFSLEYAILFQRILPAFDHLNLPIPLGGTSNHFKTNNLRQLGGWDSYNVTEDADLGIKCARAGFKVKMIPTLTEEEATITLKAWLKQRSRWIKGFIQTYFVHMRNPSQLFRTLGLKGFITFNLMFGVCNFLYILVPLAFIVMYLVSLNIIPLNSSEIIFLKYLNIISLITGILSIMWSAFEIKQSNAQFKVISCWWSYPLYILLLPIASLLAVYQIFTKLHFWEKTKHGVTIIKNQELNF, encoded by the coding sequence ATGCAAAATACCTCCCACGATTATCAATATGATAATATTGATAGCGATCAACCTATGTTAAAAGATGCTGCCATTGCTGTATTTGATTATAATTTTGTCGGCGGTAATATTTTAGAAGAGTTGATAAACAAAGAGGAAAGTGCTGAAATCTTCCTTTCTCTTAAACAAAAAATCTTTTTCTCAGTAACTCTTGCAACACTTATAGTCTTTTGCATTTTCAACTTAAGTATGGTTACTTATTATTTTTTATTAGCAATCAATTTGCTATATTTTCTTATTCTTATTTTACGTGTTTATATTATTTTAATCGGCAAAAAAAATATACCTATTAGTTTAAATACACTTAACTTAAATGAGCAGGAATTACCGAGGTATACTATTTTGGTTCCGCTTTTTAAAGAATCGGAAGTAATAAGTCAATTAGTACATAATTTAGAAAATTTAGACTACCCGAAAGATAAATTACAAATATTACTTATACTCGAAGAAACCGATATACAAACTCAAACGGCTTTAAAACAAATTAAGCTTAAAAATTATTTTACCCCCCTAATTGTTCCTTATTCTTATCCTCAAACCAAACCGAAAGCTTGTAATTATGCTCTTAAACATATAACAGGAGAATATTTAGTAATCTTTGATGCGGAAGATAAACCGGAAACTTTACAATTAAAAAAAGCTGTAGCTAATTTTAAAAACAATAGCTCTAATCTAGTATGCTGCCAAGGGGTTTTAAGCTATTATAATTTAAAGGAAAATTGGCTAACTCAAATGTTTAGTTTAGAGTATGCTATTTTATTTCAAAGGATATTACCTGCTTTTGATCACTTAAATCTACCTATCCCTCTCGGCGGCACCAGCAATCACTTTAAAACTAACAATTTGAGACAATTAGGCGGCTGGGATTCTTATAATGTTACCGAAGATGCCGACCTCGGAATAAAATGTGCAAGAGCAGGTTTTAAGGTAAAGATGATACCTACTCTCACGGAGGAAGAAGCAACAATAACTCTCAAAGCTTGGCTAAAACAGCGTTCAAGATGGATAAAAGGTTTTATTCAAACTTATTTTGTCCATATGAGAAACCCATCTCAGCTCTTTCGAACTTTAGGTTTAAAAGGTTTTATAACATTTAACCTAATGTTCGGAGTTTGTAACTTTTTATATATATTAGTACCCCTTGCATTTATTGTTATGTACTTGGTTAGTTTGAATATAATTCCGCTCAATTCCTCTGAAATTATTTTTCTTAAGTATTTAAATATAATATCTTTAATTACGGGTATATTAAGCATAATGTGGAGCGCTTTTGAAATAAAGCAATCTAATGCTCAATTTAAAGTTATAAGCTGTTGGTGGTCTTATCCGTTATATATTTTGTTACTGCCGATTGCGAGCTTGCTGGCTGTGTATCAGATTTTTACCAAGTTGCACTTTTGGGAAAAAACAAAGCATGGAGTGACTATTATAAAAAACCAAGAGTTGAATTTTTAA
- the ccmC gene encoding heme ABC transporter permease CcmC, with the protein MNLLWLNPSKFEQHFKVLIYSLAIIFISTTSCALFLVFKFVPDDYLQKELVKIMYIHVPAAWLSLMLYACLSMFGMLFLIFHNPFYDIISKSFAGVGSFMTLITLLTGSIWGKPAWGTWWVWDARLTSMLILFFIYITYILIRDAFENEQRAAKVSAVFALIGLINIPIIKFSVYLWNTLHQGASVIRFGSPTIHESMLYPLLTIFLGFLAFAFLMVIIEIKSELYARKLKKLSSK; encoded by the coding sequence GTGAATTTACTTTGGCTTAATCCAAGCAAATTTGAGCAGCATTTCAAGGTATTAATTTACTCACTTGCTATAATTTTTATCAGCACGACATCCTGTGCACTATTTCTGGTTTTCAAATTTGTCCCGGATGATTATTTACAGAAGGAACTGGTTAAAATTATGTATATACACGTTCCGGCCGCATGGTTATCACTTATGCTTTATGCCTGTCTTTCTATGTTCGGCATGTTATTTCTTATTTTTCACAACCCGTTTTATGACATCATTTCTAAATCATTCGCCGGAGTCGGAAGTTTTATGACTCTTATTACCCTTCTTACCGGTTCAATATGGGGGAAACCTGCTTGGGGAACTTGGTGGGTTTGGGATGCGAGACTCACTTCAATGCTTATATTATTTTTTATTTATATAACTTATATATTAATTAGGGATGCATTTGAAAATGAGCAGCGAGCAGCTAAGGTCAGCGCGGTATTTGCATTAATCGGACTAATTAATATCCCGATTATAAAATTCTCAGTTTATTTATGGAACACACTGCATCAAGGCGCAAGTGTCATAAGATTCGGTAGCCCGACCATCCATGAAAGTATGCTTTATCCGTTACTTACAATTTTCCTAGGCTTTTTAGCTTTTGCCTTTCTTATGGTTATTATAGAAATTAAATCAGAACTGTATGCTCGTAAGCTTAAAAAACTTTCCTCTAAATAA
- a CDS encoding sigma-54-dependent transcriptional regulator, with protein sequence MAHILIVDDEADIRELVADILKDEGYHPLCASSASETIQCFENNELPSAVVLDIWLEGSEMDGIGILKYIKSNHPTIPVIMISGHGNIETAVQTIRHGAYDFIEKPFKAEKLIIMVNRAIEASRLAQENKVLKSQEKLVGELIGTSKAIQQLKTAALMAAPSNSRIIITGEPGSGKEVLARLIHDSSKRAKKPFCILHASNLSEEQLEVELFGTENKNMKKAGLLEKADHGTLYIDEISEMPVATQGKLLKFLQTQTFQKIGGSKDLKPDVRIIAASSKNLEEEISSGKFNQSLYYRLNVVPLKVPPLTERKEDIKHIAEHFLKSFSQSLGVPYKTLTQEALTLMSAYDWPGNLRQLSNVVEWLYIMTPDNVKEITADILPQEVVQAVNGKHKNLNPVNSDILSKELKKARELFEKEYLYAQLNRFSWNISKTADFIGMDRTALHRKIKSLNIKMSLPVEDESEE encoded by the coding sequence GTGGCTCATATCTTAATTGTTGATGATGAAGCGGATATTAGAGAGTTAGTTGCTGATATTTTAAAAGATGAAGGATATCATCCGCTTTGTGCATCTTCAGCAAGTGAAACTATTCAATGTTTTGAAAATAATGAGCTCCCGTCGGCGGTTGTCCTTGATATTTGGCTTGAAGGAAGTGAAATGGATGGGATCGGCATATTAAAATATATTAAAAGTAATCATCCTACTATCCCTGTAATTATGATTAGCGGTCATGGCAATATTGAAACCGCAGTGCAAACTATTAGGCATGGGGCTTATGATTTTATCGAAAAGCCGTTTAAGGCTGAAAAATTAATTATAATGGTAAATAGAGCAATTGAAGCTTCACGACTAGCTCAAGAAAATAAAGTTTTAAAATCCCAGGAAAAACTTGTCGGGGAACTAATCGGAACTTCTAAAGCAATTCAGCAGCTGAAGACCGCGGCATTAATGGCAGCGCCGTCAAACAGCAGAATTATAATTACGGGTGAGCCGGGAAGCGGGAAAGAAGTTTTAGCGCGTCTTATTCATGATAGTTCAAAAAGAGCTAAGAAACCTTTTTGTATTTTGCATGCTTCAAATCTTTCCGAAGAACAGCTCGAAGTTGAGTTATTCGGTACGGAAAATAAAAATATGAAGAAAGCGGGTTTACTTGAAAAAGCCGACCATGGTACGCTTTATATTGATGAAATATCGGAAATGCCGGTTGCTACCCAAGGTAAGTTACTCAAATTTTTACAAACTCAAACTTTTCAAAAAATAGGAGGCAGTAAAGATCTTAAGCCTGATGTAAGGATTATAGCTGCTTCAAGCAAAAATTTAGAAGAAGAGATATCATCCGGAAAATTTAATCAAAGTTTATATTATAGATTGAATGTTGTGCCTCTTAAGGTTCCTCCTCTTACTGAACGTAAAGAAGATATTAAACATATTGCGGAACATTTCCTAAAAAGCTTTTCACAAAGCTTAGGAGTTCCCTATAAAACTCTTACCCAAGAAGCACTTACTCTTATGAGTGCATATGATTGGCCGGGGAATTTAAGGCAGTTAAGTAATGTTGTAGAGTGGCTCTATATCATGACTCCTGACAATGTAAAAGAGATTACAGCTGATATATTGCCTCAAGAAGTTGTGCAGGCGGTAAATGGTAAGCATAAAAACTTAAATCCCGTTAACAGTGATATTCTTTCTAAAGAGCTTAAGAAAGCGCGAGAGCTGTTTGAGAAAGAGTATCTATATGCGCAGCTGAACAGGTTCTCGTGGAATATATCTAAAACTGCGGATTTTATCGGGATGGATAGAACAGCGCTTCATAGAAAAATTAAATCTCTGAATATAAAAATGTCACTTCCTGTTGAAGATGAAAGTGAGGAATAA